CATCTACCTGATCGTGTAGTAACACCATCTCAGTTTTTCTTGGGGAAGGCACATACACCCATAGTCTTAGCCCATGTAGTTACATAAGTTAATAATAAGAAAtcaggcagggtgcggtggctcacccctataatcccagcactctgggaggctaaggctggtggatcacctgaggtcaggagttcgagatcagcctggacgacacagtgaaacctcgtctctattaaaaatataaaaattagccaggcatggtagcatgtgcccactacttgggagaatgaggcaggagaatagcttgaacaggaggcagaggttgcagtgaggcgagatcgcaccactgcactccagcactccagtctggtcaacagggcaagactcagtctcaaaaaaataaaaaagaaaagaaatcattatccTAGTCTTTATAAAAGTTCGATGGAACTTTCGATTTCCTAACAACTTATTCTAGAAGAAAAACATTCACTCCACAACACTACTGGCTACTCAGGTATCTTCTCCTCCCCAATCCATTCGAGTACTCTGAAACTACACACATTACTCTCTTGATCTTCTGAATATCACTTACATTCAATCACTTTCATGTGTTTACCAATCCCCCATGTTTTAAACAGATATAATCcacaaaacaaaggcaaaaacatCTGTAAGTGCAGCAATTATTTAAGTCTGGCCACTGCAAAGCTCTAGTGTCAGACAATAGTAACTCacccaaaaaaggagaaaacactcTATAATGTTTAAATTATGCCAGTTTACTTCAAATAAACATTGGGATATCAAGAGTCATGatgggcaaagaacctgaatagacatttttcaaaagaaaatacagatggtccccaactaACAATGGTTCCAGTTACAATTTCTTGACTTTATGGTGGGTTTATTGGAATATCAaatacctttgttttcttttgagagatggaggtctcactctgtcacttaggttggagtgcagtggtccatcacagctcactgcagcctcgaactcctgggttcaagaaatcttcctgtctcagcctcctcagtagctaggactacaggtacgtaccatcacgcctagctaatttttaatctttttagagatgagggtcttgctatgttgctcaggctaatttaaatgcatttttgactcaCAACATTTCTGACTTATGATCAGTTTATTAGAACATAATACCATCATAAGTTAAGGAGTATCTGTATATAAGTGGCAAGAACCTGCAAAGATGCTGAATATtactaatcattaaggaaatacacacacacacacacacacacacacacacatacacacacacaaaatgagataccacttcgcACCCAATAGGATGgctatcattttttttaaattaaaaaatagaccatagaccaggtacagtggctcatacctgtaatcccagtactttcggaggctgaggcaggaggatcacttgagccctggagttcaagccagcctgagtaacacagcgaggccctgtctctacgaaaaaattttaaaaatacccagggatggtggcacacgcctgtagtcccagctacgcagtaGGCTGAAGTGAAAGAATCGCTCAAGCctagaagttgaggctgcagtgggctgtgactgtgccactgcactccaacctgagcaacagagcaagaccttgtctccaataaatacataaatataactaaataaataacgaatgtttgtgaggatgtggagaaactaaaACTCTTGTGctttgctggtggaaatgtaaagtagtacagccaCTGGGGAAAATGGTATGGTAGTTCctcaagaaaactgaaaatgtggaTGAACTCTGAAGACTATTTATGCTTAGGGAAATCGCCAGTCACACAAGGGCAAATTACATAATTTCAtgtatatgaggtacctagagtagtcaaattcataaagacagaaagcagaatggttaCCAAGGGATGCAGAAAGACAGCAACAGGAAGTTACTGTTTAACGGGTATGGAATTTCAGtttagaaagatgaaaaagttctggagatgaaggGTGGTGATGGCTAGACAACAAAGTTAACTTATTTGACGCCACACAACTGTACACTCAAAAAAGGTTCAAACAGTAAATTTCACGTTATATATATTTCACTAAAGACATTGTAGTATACAATTTAAATCACCTTATACCCATCTACTCAAAAGCCACAAGTAACTAAAATCCTCATGAAGCTCTTACAAATCctctttaaaagtaaatatagggccgggcacggtggctcacgcctgtaatcccagcacttggggaggttgaggcgggcggatcacgaggtcaggagatggagaccatccgggctcacatggtgaaactgtctctattaaaaatacaaaaaaattagctgggcatggtggtgggcgcctgtagtcccagctactcaggagtctgaggcaggagaatggtgtgaacctgggaagcggagcttgcagtgagctgagatcacactactgcacctccagcctgggcaacacagtgagatgccatcttgggggaaaaaaaaaggtaaatattggccaggtgcggtggctcaagccaatcatcccagcactttgggaggccaaggtgggcggattacgaggtcaggagctcaagatcagcctgatcaacatggtgaaaccccatctctactaaaaatacaaaaattagctggctgtggtagcatgcgcctgtaatcccagctactcaaggcaggagaatctcctgaacctgggaggcggaggttgccgtgagcccagatcacgcaactgcactccagcctgggtgacagagcgagactccgtctccaaaaaaaaaaaaaaaaaagtaaatattaaaaagcaagtaACATTCAAACTCTTAGAAAGCTGAAAagtagctgggcgcagtggctcacgcctgtaatcccagcactttgggaggccgaggcaggcggatcacaaggtcagcaattccagaccagcctgactaacatggtgaaacctcatctctactaaaaatacaaaaattagccaggcatggtggtaaatgcctgtaatcccagctactcgggaggctgaggcaggagaatcgcttgaacccaggaggcagaggttgcagtgagccgagactgcaccattgcacttcagcctgggcgacatagcgagactgcgtctcaaaaaaaaaaaaaagaaaactgaaaagttGCACTTACGCAGCATACAAGTGATAAACTATTACCAATCCCTCAGTACATTTTGTcatctactagaaaaaaaaaacactccatgatttgtaagttttattcaaattaattttaacaagAATAAAAACCAATAATGTAAACTAAAGCCAAAATTAGGTATCACTACACATCAACTACAAtaaggttgtttttttgtttttttttttaaaaagacaatacacAGTGCTAGCAAGGATTCCAGAAACTAGAGCATTTATATAGTGTTAGTGAGAGTGCCAAATAGCACAGCCAGTTTAGTAGTTTCTTACAAACCTAAGTTCCTGTATACCACATCCTCGGCCATGGAACATGCCTTAATAAActgaaaagaactgaaatcatgtAAAGTATGGTCTCTaatcacaataaaattaaattagaaactcTTAAAGAAGTATCTTAAAAACCCCAAAATTGTTTTTGGAATCTAagcaacacacttctaaatgagTCAGTAGTCAAAGATGACATCAGGCTAAACAAGGTGGCTAACGCATGTAATACCAGCTCTTTGGGAgtcggaggtgggaggatcacctgaggccaggagttcaagaccagtctggcgagttttgaactcctggtgagaccccatctctacaaaaactaaaacaaacaaacaaaaaaactagcaagGCATGGTGAtatcacctgtagtcccagctactaagggaggctgaggtaagaggattataggagcccaggaagtcgaggctacagtttgtgctgctgcactccagctttggtgagAGTGAaacaatgtctcaaaaaagaaaaaagaaaccaaacgGGAAATGTGTACCAAAcgaaaatgaaaacatgtaatttcaaaatttgtgggatacagctaaagcagtgctcagagaaaatttatagcactaaatgccagaAAAAAAGTCTCACATCAATGACATAAGCTTCCACTCTAAGAAGgtaaagaagagcaaattaaatccaaagtttGTACAGGTCGGGCACGgtagatcacacctgtaatcccagcactttggaaggcagagttgggcggatcatgaggtcaggagttcaagaccagcctaaccaacatggtgaaaccccttctctactaaaaatacaaaaattagctgagcatagtggtgcacacctgtaatcccagctactggggaagctgaggcaggagaatgacttgaacccagggggcagaggttgtagtgggccgagattgtgccactgcattccagcctgggtgacagagcaaggctctatctcaaaaaaaaaaaaagaaagaaaaaagaaaaaaaaagtttgcagaagaaaagatatgaaaaagaTTAGAGTAGAAAGCaattaaaaggaaacagaaaaatgtagagagaaaaatcaatgaaaccagagGCTGGTTCTTAAAGAGCAGTAAAACTgcccaggcgcaatggctcacacctataatcccagcactaaggaaggccaagacaggtggatcacctgagcttagaAGTTTAAGGCCACCccgggcaacgtggtgaaaccccgtatctaccaaaaatacaaaaaattagccaggtgtggttggcatgtgcctgtagtcccagctactcaggaggctgaggtgggaggatcacttgtgtccaggaggcaaaggctgcagtgagctgagatcatgccactgcactccagcctgggaaacagagcgagactctgtctcaaacaaacaaacaaacaaacaaacaaacaaaaaatacacaggTCAGTAAAACTGACAATCCTCTAGCCAAACTAAtgggaacaaaagagaaaagaaacaaattatcaaAAAGGTAACCAGAGACATAACTACAGATCCTGAAGAcatcaaaaggaaaatagaaaatactatgaacaactttatgccaacaaattCAACAATCCAGATGAAGTagacaaatgtctttttttttttttttttttttttttaaaaaagacagagtcttgctctgttgcccaagctggagtgcagcagcataatcatagctcaatgcagcctctaattcctaggctcaagcaatccttctagactcagcctcctgaatagctgggactacaggtacatgctatCCTTCTaacaaatttcttgaaagataCAAATAACCAAAGCTTGCTAAAGAATGAACAGATAACCTGAATActccctgtatctattaaataaacagaatttgtctttaaaagctttccacaaagaaaactggCCCAGGCAGCTTCGctggtgaattttaccaaaaatGTAAAGAAGTTACTACCAATTCTACAtaaatctctcaaaaaaaaaaaaaaaaaaaaaaaactaaagcagagagaaaacatCCCAACTCCATtcaaccaaaaccaaagacattataaaaaagaaaaaaaacataggtTAGGtaaggtagctcacacctgtaattccagtgtttTTAGGAGGtcgagacaagaggatcacttgaggtcagaagttcaaaaccaacctggacaacacagcatgaaaccatctccacaaaaaaagtttacaacattagttgggcatggtgctgcatacctgtagtcacagctacttgggaggctaaagtggaaaGCCTGTTTGaccctgggagttcgagactgcagtgaactgtgaacatgccactgtactccagcctgggggagtgacagagcaagaccctgtctaacagggaaaaaaaaaaaaaaaaaaaacaggcaaaagattcCAACAAACTTATTCAAAGAGCTACAGATGGTAAACAGGCTCACGAAAATAGGCCCAACATctttagtcatcaggaaaatgcaaattaaaaccaaaaagaaagaaatgtcactACACATCTCATAGAACAGCTAAGTCGGTCATACCAGTGTTTTTGAGAATGCAGAGCCACTGGAACTCACACACAAAGCTGGTGAGGATGTAAAACCGAACCAGCACTTGAAATAAGTTTGGCAGAtgcttaaaatgttaaatatgcaTCTACCACATGATTCAGGGATTTTACTCTTAGGTATTTACCAACAAAAATTAAAGCATATGTGCACACAAAGACAGGAGCTTCATTTGTAACAAAGAGAAACTCGCATGTCAATCAACAATTGAATAAACtaattgtggtatatccacacaatggaatatcactcagcaataaaaaggaatgaactactgatacacacaGCAAactggatgaatctcaaaataattttattgagtgaaaaaaaaatccagaccaGAATCCATACTACATGAGTCTATCTGCATAAAGTTCTAGAAAATTGATTTCCTAGAATCAAACTAATTGATAGTGATGGAAGGCAGAGCAATAGTTGCCAAGGGACATGGGGAACGAATTCTATAGGAGCTCAAGGAAATTTCTGATGAGTGAAAgacatgttcattatcttgaaaaTGGTAGTGGTTTCACAGGTACATACATACATCACAACTCttcaaattgtacacttaaaatatgtatgtgcaGCTTGTTATACAGCAATTATACCtcaaaactatatttaaaaaaaaactgttaaaaccctaatgatgtaaattaaaacaaccagatatcaTTACCCACCTACCAGACGGCTTTCAAAAACACAGAATGTATTGTATGGTAAAGACAGCAGCAACTGGAATTCTcttcactgctggtggaaatgcaaaatgctacaaccactttggaaaataatttggtaatttctaataaagttaaatatacgcttaccatatgatccagcaatccctcttctaggtatttacccaagagaaatgaaaacacaactctACACAAAGGCCTCACATGAACATTCATAATGACCAGAAATTGAAAACTCAAAGGCCTAAGAACTTGTGAATACAAATTGTGGTACAATCCATCTCTAAAATAGGAAACAGTACAAACCTCAAAAAAACCTTgtaagaacagaaagagaaaacgtGAATAAAAACCACTTAGGTATAAAGAATGATAGATGGTATCACATTAATCACTGCTTACTCAAGGAAGCAAAAGCTGtgataatagaaaaatacaaatcatatCGTATGTAGCCTTCTGTGTCTGACATGTTTCACTTAGattaatgcttttgagattcactCATGTTGTCACCAcagtttatccttttttattgttgaatgtTATTGTATTTTATGCATGCATATTATacctttaaaaaactgaaattaaaaaatatatattatgtagcAAAATATAGGAAATTTTCAGCTAACTTTAAAAGATGTCACACTAACCTCATATTATGAATTCTGCTGTGGTGCACGAAAAGAGCACAGAACTTGGAGTCAGAGGTCTAAATTTTAAATCTAGGTTTTGCCATTTATCAGCTCTCAGGACCGTAGGCACCTTaacttatctgtaaaacaaagcaaacaatacAAACCTCAAAAGATCTttgtgagaagaaaaagaactttGTAACTTTCAGATGTCACAGAGTGTCTGTATTAATCAGTGCTTACTCAAGGAAGTAAAAGTTGTGAGAGTAGAAAAATAGTCACAAATGCActgataatttataaaacatCCTGTCTCTGGCTCTTGCTGTGTGACTCcggacaagtcatttaacctctctgggcttcagttttttcCATCTGCAAAGTGCAGCTTATTAATAGTACATACTGCATATTGGGAGAATTAAGTAAATGTGTGTAAAGCACTTGATACAGTGCATGGCGCATGGCAAGTGCTTTAGAAGTTTTAGGTCTTATCACAAAAAAACTAGTATTATTTTCCTACCAGACCCAATACTGGCCACCATCCTGCCCAACCAAGCTGCAGCAGTGTAAGTGATTAATGATCTAGATCACTGGAttctcccagctactcggaaggctgaggcaggagaatggtgtaaacccgggaggcggagcttgccgtgagctgagatccggccactgcactccagcttgggcgacagagcgagactccatctcaaaaaaaaaaaaataaaataaaaatagatcacTGGATTCTCAAATTTTTAGTGAGCAACGGAATaatctgaagaacttcttttttaaaaaataaacttattttaaaagagttttagatttacataatTACTGCAAAGATAGTCCAAAGAGTTCCCACGTACTCTGGACCCAGTTACCCCTATTAACAACTTGTTAGTACTGGTACATCTGTCATATTCAATGAACCAGCACTGACACATAACCATTTCCACACtctattcagatttccttagtatTCTCCTAacgttctttttctgttccagggtcCCATCCAGAATGCCACATATACATTTTGTGGCCATATCCGAGAGAGTTTTCAAACCACAGATTACAGGCCCTAGCCCTAGATATTCTAACGACAACTGGAATGAGGTGGGGCCctaaaatttacattcccaaggATTGCTGATGGGGCCAATCTGAAAATACACTAAGAATAACACTGGTCTACACTTTAGACTCCAAAACTGTTgttcaatacagtagccactagtcaAATGTATCTAATGCAAATTGAGAAATGCTCTAAGTGTAAATAAAACACACCTGATATTTCAAAACACCTGGTCCAATGTAAAGAACATAAaacatctcattaataattttcatattgattacatgttaaaatgacATCATGAATAAACTgagtaaaatatattcatttatttcactttttttccacGTGCTTACTTTTTATAATGTGAATACTAGAAACTTGAAGCGCAAGTAATTTATAGAGACATTACATTCCTATTGGACAGCAGTGGTCTGTGGTCTGGTAGAACAGCATCCACATGACCACGTGGGTATTACAAGTGCGGGTGATTCCTACGCACATTAGAGTTGGAGAAGCTCTAGATTATCAACACGGGAAAGAGGCTTAGAGACTACACCATGTGGCAGTTCAGTTCAAATAAAAAGCTCATCAATTGCAAAACGAAACTGCAGAATATTCATTAAGTCCATGAAGTCAGTGAAAGTAATAGGGAAATGGCTGAATTACAGCAAAGCCATATACCAATGAGCCGGGGCCAGTtaactgaacaacaacaacaacaacaacaacaaaaccacaagGACAGTGGCCCAATAGGTTCCTCAAAAGAGATATCTGAAAAGCCCGATTTGAAGCACAGGGATGCTATGTCGTACTATGACACCTTTCACATCTGATTCATACTACAAAAGTGCATATTTGCAATTCTAGCCAAAATTGTTAAATACAGGACAAaagtttaatttcacttttctctCCCATGATTTATTATAAAACTGTAATGCCCATTTTCTCGGGTAAGTAAAATATTAGTACTACTGTTTAATGGTTTTACAGATCACTATTTAGTTTTcactccatttaaaaattttaattacccTTATTATTTTCAGTAACGTCACTTACATAGAGTACttaaaaatttgtaaagtttACTTTCTATCAGCCTACTCAACAACCACTAAGCAGATACTTTCTAATTAAAGAAAAGCCAAATGATTAACTACAAGTAACATACTGTTTTTCTACAGCACTTATCTACTTTCACTTGCACCTCGAAACAACTGGTAttaaatacaaaaccaaaagagATGTAATGTATTGATAATTCTATATGAACAACTAATCTAGACAGACGGCATTATCTTAAGAATCAACGAGTCATCAATCTCCAGTTTGATGAAGTACGGACAGAAATCTATCAACAAATACTGgggcataaatatacatacacacacataatttgtTATACTACACTTTTGGGGGTTCTTTTTCCCCAACAGAGAAACTTCTTTAGAACAGAGGAGCCACACGCAACCAGGGGTCGCACATATATGCCCAGACGGTCTGGCTCCTCAGGTGGCATGGGTCGGGGTCACGCTTTCACTGCCTGCTTTGGGCTCTCAAAACCCAGCTCTGAAACGTTTCCAAAGCAatcttaaaacaaagaaaaaaaaaaaaatactgcgcCAGGAGCCAGACTGCCTATTCAGACCAGAGGTGGTGGAAGAAGATAACCCATTCTGTAAAATACCCTCCTATAGATCAGGTAAAGAAAAAGCGATatagacaaataaatacacaTCTAGGCCATCGTTCCCGACTTTTAAGTACGAAAGAGGAGTGGCTAGGGGCTAGTCACTTTTTAACACTTCCATTGAAACACATGGCGTCTCCCAAGGTCTAACCTCTAGTAGTCGGGTGGCAGAACCTGAACCAGAACCCGAGTGAGCCTTCCTTCCTCCACGACCTCCCTTTAGGAACGCATGCCTAAACAGTCGATAAAATCTACTTCTCTATGTCATGATTAACCCAAAAGTCAGCCACAACCAATCGTGTTATTAGAGCGCTAAAAGCCTCTACCCACAACAAACACTCCACATGGGATGACATTAGAACTTTCGACAAAGGTGTACTTTCAACGTCGTGCTTTAGCCTTTGAAAATACATTGACAAAACTGCAGCTGCAGTCAAAAGGAAAACATCACACGCCTCCAAAGCTGAAGGGCGTGCCTTTTTCTCTAACGAGGACCTTGTGGCCATTTCTTCTCAAAGGGTCTGCAGTCACTTAAGGTAGCAACGCGTAAAGGACAGCCGTTCTGAGAAGACAACCAGCTCCCCTGAGATGGGAGGCGGGCTGCACGCTGGCAAAGAGGATTTTTCAATTCAAGGACTTTGAGGAGATTCCGCCCAGAGAAGCTGGAGGAGAGCGAATGCACGTCCATCCAGCAGGGGCAGGGCATGAGGAAAAACCGCAAAGAAGAAAGTGGCCGGTTTAAGGTCAACAGTCCTGGAGGGAAGCCCCAGGTGGGCCCCCCGGGTGGGTGGAGGCCTGCGAGCCCCACTGCGGTTAGGGAGTGGGCCCATGGCGAGGGAGGGGCCGGCCCGGCCTtttgcacacacacgcacgcacacacacacacccgcctTTTGCAGACACACGCGAACGCACACACCCGCCTTTTGCACATAGACACGCACACACCCGCCTTGtgcacacacgcgcgcgcacccTCACACTCTCCTCCCTGGGGGCGGGGCCGGCGGGCGCTGCCCTCACACAGGAAGTCAGgaaacccagggggcagaggagCCACAACTTCGGGCCATTTAAACCCTCTTGCCCACGTCAGCCAATAGGCTGCGCCggccccctccccccccccggCGCCCACCCCCGCGTCCAGAGCCCCTCGCGCGCACCTCGAGGGCGGCGCCTCCCGCACACGCCTCCCCCCGACTACACCGCCCTTGGTGGGCACAGCCCGACCCCGGCGCGCCTTTGTGCAGCGCCTCGCCAACCTGCCCCCCGTCCGCCAAGACCCACGCCCTGCACCTCACCCGGAGCCCGGCGGCCTCGCGGCGGGCGGCTCCCTCCTTAGTCCGTCACGCGGCTGCGGGTCGGCGACGCGAGCCGGGAGAGCGCTTGCACGGCGACGGCCGCTGCCGACCAGTCCCCGCAGGCTGGCCTCTGAGGGAGGGTAAGTTCCAGGGCACGTCGGAGCGCGCCGGCGCGGGGGCGGGGCGCAGGGCGGGGCTCACGTGACGtgcgggggcggggcgggaggCTCACGTGACGGCGCGGGAGCGCCGGGCGGGCGCGGGTGTCCGGGATTGTCGGGAGTGGCGCGGGGTGTGGCGGCTGGGGGGGATCAGGACGGGGGCGCAGCCAGGTTACGGTGTGGGGACTCGGGCCGGCGCGGGAGTCGGCGGCCAAGGAGGCTCGCACTTTGTAAACAAAGAGTGGGAAGCGTTAAGAAAACGCTCGTAGGGAAAACCAGAGAAGGGCGGACAGAGCGCCAGGGTGGCAGGAATGGAGCCCGGGCAAAGACAGCCCTGGCGTGTGCCCTACCGCTCCCTTCCTCGGCCCCTGGAGCTGCGGCCGGGCGTGGGTGGGTCAGTCGTTCACGGGCCCGGAAATTCCACTGGGACACCCGAAAAAGTGCCGCTTGCCGCCTCAGGCGGACGGAAAGGGACTCGGGGCACTGAGTCCATTGCCGGGGTCGCCAGGGCACAGGTGCACACTCTGGACTGAGGAGACCCCTGGGACGCGGAGGGCTGCTCCAGGGCAGAACCAGTCGGTCAGCATTCAGCCTTCCACGGCCCTGAGGGTGCGAGCCCTGCGGGGGCCACAGGGTCATTGTCCAAAGTCATCCGCGTTTGCACTGTGGCAGCACGGAACCCGGAAGTCACAGCTTTGGAAGGTCTTTGATGGTGATCCAGTGGCAGGAGGAGCTCAGCTGGAATGGGAATCAGGAAAGAGACCTGGCTTCTGCCATTTATTGGATTTCACCCTTCTGAACCTCTCAAATGAGAGCTGGCTTCTAGCTCTAGACTTCAATGAGTATGAGAAAAATAACTGAGAGGCGTTGGAACTTTAGTAACTACTCATTCCTTAACCAGTTGTTGATTGTGCCTGTTGTGGTGCCaggatgaaatatttaataatagagACCAGAAAGGGGAGGGGGGAAAAAGCCAAGCATATATATATGATTCAAGCGCTCAAGAGCTACTCTCCGGAGTTGGCTTTTCTGTGCTTCCCTCTGTACTTGAagatgccacaatgcctggcttccTTATCAACCAGCTGAACTCCGAATTGTTCCTTACAGGATGCGA
The window above is part of the Rhinopithecus roxellana isolate Shanxi Qingling chromosome 11, ASM756505v1, whole genome shotgun sequence genome. Proteins encoded here:
- the LOC115900318 gene encoding neural Wiskott-Aldrich syndrome protein-like, with translation MRKNRKEESGRFKVNSPGGKPQVGPPANRLRRPPPPPRRPPPRPEPLARTSRAAPPAHASPRLHRPWWAQPDPGAPLCSASPTCPPSAKTHALHLTRSPAASRRAAPSLVRHAAAGRRREPGERLHGDGRCRPVPAGWPLREGTSSPILDRSLIYLPKQKEMVLFPVKL